In Erpetoichthys calabaricus chromosome 6, fErpCal1.3, whole genome shotgun sequence, one genomic interval encodes:
- the LOC127528346 gene encoding uncharacterized protein LOC127528346, with protein MLVVCLLLRVLLLDDASAAVVLQQRTLSVTKGKGRTARVTCHTSGLDSSFADDVFHWYQQRDGGEPKWMLLVGKGDTAATDDAFKKRFTSEKNNEAKACSLLINNVEEDDSATYCCARWERTATQSHRAPYKRRGARCAEWREAPSLHRCADSTSDLSGVRKYLGPPWLTPCICARAAFALTLDQKPLTVTRSRGRTARLTCALDVDISGATVHWYLHTDGEAPTHLLYVGSTGEAQYSEDEHKAKYRAEKTPLERKCSLQMYNVENGDSALYYCASWSVTAAHRRGGAAQKRTGEGREDTASGTNGTFVRPGMSI; from the exons ATGCTCGTCGTGTGTCTGCTGCTGCGTGTCCTCCTCCTGGACG ACGCGTCGGCAGCGGTCGTTCTGCAGCAGAGAACGTTGTCGGTGACGAAAGGCAAAGGCCGGACGGCTCGGGTCACTTGTCACACCTCAGGCTTGGACAGCAGCTTCGCCGATGACGTTTTCCATTGGTATCAGCAACGAGACGGCGGAGAGCCCAAGTGGATGCTCTTGGTGGGGAAAGGCGACACCGCGGCCACCGACGACGCCTTCAAGAAGAGATTCACGTCTGAGAAGAACAACGAAGCGAAAGCGTGCAGCCTCCTCATCAACAACGTGGAGGAAGACGACTCGGCCACCTACTGCTGCGCCAGGTGGGAGCGCACGGCGACACAAAGTCACCGGGCTCCGTACAAAAGGCGGGGGGCGCGATGTGCCGAGTGGCGAGAGGCTCCTTCACTGCACCGGTGTGCCGACTCCACGTCCGACCTCAGCGGGGTCAGAAAATACCTGGGACCCCCCTGGCTAACCCCCTGCATCTGCGCGC GGGCGGCCTTCGCTCTTACGCTGGACCAAAAGCCGCTTACGGTGACCAGGAGCAGAGGCAGGACCGCCCGCCTAACGTGCGCCCTGGACGTGGACATCAGCGGCGCGACAGTCCACTGGTATCTGCACACCGACGGCGAGGCTCCGACTCACCTGCTCTACGTGGGCAGCACCGGGGAAGCGCAGTACAGCGAGGACGAACATAAAGCGAAGTACCGGGCAGAGAAAACGCCGCTCGAGAGAAAATGCAGCCTTCAAATGTACAACGTGGAAAATGGAGACTCGGCGCTCTACTACTGCGCCAGCTGGTCCGTCACTGCAGCGCACCGCCGGGGAGGAGCCGCACAAAAACGAACTGGCGAGGGCCGAGAAGACACCGCGAGCGGGACAAATGGCACCTTCGTCCGGCCAGGAATGAGCATTTGa
- the LOC114641839 gene encoding 5-beta-cholestane-3-alpha,7-alpha-diol 12-alpha-hydroxylase-like, protein MALLLPVLLALLLCLTSALYYLGAFRRRRPGEPPLDKGPLPWLGHVMDFRKDPANFLKKMQKKHGDIFTVQIGGHYFTFLMDPLSFGSVVREAQEKLNFSIFAEQLVRRVFGYHALEEDHKLVQLSTKKHLMGDSLVLMTQAMMTNLQKLMLHGLGSAEGTDPWTEDSLYRFSYNIVFRASYLAIFGTASSESADTLQKADEQDRLESEELFLEFSKYDQLVSHLAFGVLPPRRKMEAERLKRLFWRALSVEKLREKDNTSRWVTEQCQEREERGVRRPMLDRFMLVLLFVSQGNTGPSAFWLLFYLMRHPEAMKAVQEEVDRVLKDNGQQVYPGGPPIDLTRDMLLRTPVLDSAVEETLRLTAAPVLTRAVVQDMKLKMADGREFALRKGDWVSLFPYVAAQMDPSIHPEPQTFKYDRFLTPQRTKKTDFYKDGKKLKFYNMPWGAGGSICPGRFFASNELKQFVFLMLTYFDLELLRPDEEITAADMTRWSIGLTQPTLDVRFRYRLRF, encoded by the coding sequence ATGGCCCTCCTGCTGCCCGTCCTGCTGGCGCTGCTCCTCTGCCTGACCAGTGCCCTTTACTACCTTGGAGCTTTCCGGAGGAGGCGCCCCGGAGAGCCCCCACTGGACAAAGGCCCCCTGCCCTGGCTGGGACATGTGATGGACTTCCGAAAGGACCCTGCTAACTTTCTGAAGAAGATGCAGAAGAAGCATGGCGACATCTTCACGGTGCAGATTGGGGGGCACTACTTCACCTTCCTCATGGACCCCCTGTCTTTTGGATCCGTGGTCAGGGAAGCCCAGGAGAAGCTGAACTTCAGCATATTTGCAGAGCAGCTGGTCAGGAGGGTGTTTGGTTATCACGCACTGGAGGAAGACCACAAACTGGTCCAGTTGTCCACTAAGAAGCACCTGATGGGGGACAGCTTGGTGCTCATGACTCAGGCCATGATGACCAATTTGCAGAAGCTGATGCTGCACGGCCTCGGCTCGGCCGAGGGGACGGACCCCTGGACTGAGGACAGCCTGTACCGCTTCTCCTACAACATTGTTTTCCGGGCCAGCTACTTGGCTATTTTTGGCACAGCCAGCTCTGAGTCAGCGGACACCCTTCAGAAGGCGGATGAGCAGGACCGCCTGGAGTCTGAGGAGCTCTTCCTCGAGTTCAGCAAGTACGACCAGCTCGTCTCCCACCTGGCCTTTGGCGTGCTGCCCCCCAGACGTAAGATGGAGGCCGAGAGGCTCAAGAGGCTCTTCTGGAGGGCGCTGTCTGTGGAGAAGCTGCGGGAGAAGGACAACACCAGCCGATGGGTGACGGAGCAGTGCCAAGAAAGGGAGGAGCGAGGAGTGCGACGGCCCATGCTGGACAGGTTCATGTTGGTGCTTCTCTTTGTTTCACAGGGCAACACGGGGCCCTCCGCCTTCTGGCTGCTTTTTTACCTCATGAGGCACCCCGAAGCCATGAAGGCCGtccaggaggaggtggacagggTCCTGAAAGACAATGGCCAGCAGGTCTACCCTGGAGGCCCACCTATTGACCTCACCAGAGACATGCTCCTCAGGACCCCTGTGCTGGACAGCGCCGTGGAGGAGACGCTTCGGCTGACGGCAGCTCCGGTGCTCACGCGTGCCGTCGTGCAGGACATGAAGCTGAAGATGGCAGATGGCAGGGAGTTCGCCCTTCGAAAGGGGGACTGGGTGTCTCTCTTTCCGTACGTCGCGGCCCAGATGGACCCCAGCATTCATCCTGAGCCCCAAACCTTCAAGTACGACCGCTTCCTCACGCCCCAGCGCACCAAAAAGACAGACTTCTACAAAGATGGCAAAAAGCTGAAGTTCTACAACATGCCCTGGGGGGCCGGGGGCTCCATATGCCCGGGCCGCTTCTTCGCCTCCAATGAGCTCAAGCAGTTTGTCTTCCTCATGCTGACGTACTTTGATTTGGAGCTGCTGAGGCCTGATGAGGAGATCACCGCCGCCGACATGACCCGCTGGAGTATTGGCTTAACACAGCCCACCCTTGATGTCCGCTTCAGATATCGGCTAAGGTTTTAG